The following coding sequences lie in one Pontibacter sp. G13 genomic window:
- a CDS encoding membrane dipeptidase — protein sequence MNKLPIIDLHCDLLSYLVNTPNGTPNDVDSIGAAIPHLKAGNVKAQTLAIFAATKDGSRAFGQAQFERFQQLLDEQVFVDLAQVSDWDELAASDQIGARFAIESGSAICEEEGPLEQAFNRLVEWEQSGHKPLYISFTHHPENRFGGGNYSDNVGLKSDGKALLEYLDGRGICVDLSHASDALAEGIFAHKAQQSLDVPIIASHSNFRHISGHVRNLPNELAQEIIHQGGLIGMNGLRDYIHPSDPMVWLEHFQYAMDLGAEKSIAWGVDFFGTDFIADPARFPLFLPEMENASCYPFWNQAWLDRGISEDQLTDMAWRNAWNFMDSLAR from the coding sequence GTGAACAAGCTCCCGATCATCGACCTGCACTGCGACCTCCTGTCGTATCTCGTCAACACCCCCAATGGCACTCCCAACGATGTAGACTCCATCGGTGCCGCCATTCCCCACCTCAAGGCCGGGAACGTCAAAGCCCAGACGCTCGCCATTTTCGCAGCGACCAAAGATGGCAGTCGAGCCTTCGGCCAAGCCCAATTTGAACGATTCCAGCAATTGCTCGATGAACAGGTATTTGTGGATCTCGCCCAAGTATCTGACTGGGACGAACTTGCCGCTTCTGACCAAATTGGGGCTCGGTTCGCTATCGAAAGTGGATCAGCTATCTGTGAAGAGGAAGGACCGCTTGAGCAGGCATTTAACCGGTTGGTTGAATGGGAACAAAGTGGCCATAAGCCCCTCTACATCAGCTTCACGCACCATCCTGAAAATCGATTTGGGGGCGGTAATTACAGCGACAATGTAGGCCTCAAATCCGACGGAAAAGCTCTCCTCGAATATTTGGATGGCCGTGGAATCTGTGTAGATCTCAGTCACGCGAGTGATGCATTGGCTGAAGGGATATTCGCACACAAAGCCCAACAGAGTCTCGATGTCCCCATCATCGCCAGCCATTCCAACTTCCGCCATATCTCGGGCCATGTCCGCAACCTCCCCAATGAACTCGCCCAAGAAATCATTCACCAAGGAGGCTTGATCGGCATGAATGGATTGCGAGACTACATCCATCCTTCCGATCCGATGGTATGGTTGGAGCACTTCCAATACGCTATGGATCTGGGTGCTGAAAAATCTATCGCTTGGGGCGTGGATTTCTTCGGGACCGATTTCATCGCCGATCCAGCGCGATTCCCCTTATTTTTGCCGGAAATGGAAAATGCCAGCTGCTATCCCTTCTGGAATCAAGCTTGGCTGGACCGTGGCATTTCCGAGGACCAATTGACCGATATGGCTTGGCGGAATGCCTGGAACTTCATGGACTCACTCGCTCGCTGA
- a CDS encoding MFS transporter gives MNYLQLLRRYPHYLAYGLLHYFFSGPGQTFFISLYVPYFLMDLSLDNETFQMIYSVSTLASAFTLPFVGKWIDEWKLRNFSVVLGIALLGFCVAAALIHSVYLLPVVLFGLRLCGQGLMGLTASTAIARYFEETRGKALSLVGFGVSIAEITLPIVVAMLMTDLGLGWRETWLGMALLVGLVFIPMVIALVPSDSPFQYNRETESHQVDADAGASRSEVLRDPKFYLLTLVYLMVPFFMTGMIINKHMMGESAGWDEAQLAIGLSVFGAFRLVNNLVAGPLVDKFTATKVFAFQLIPMVLGCLVIAWTDQVMGLWIFFGLCGISASLGSLTTTAMWAEIYGTTHLGAIRSMVSTFMVFSTGVAPIIFSWALGAHFGTVPTMWVCVGAFSLLTVLGFVLVKTIPIRTK, from the coding sequence ATGAATTACCTTCAATTGCTGCGGCGCTATCCCCACTATCTGGCGTATGGCTTGCTGCATTATTTCTTCTCGGGACCGGGGCAGACCTTCTTTATCTCGCTCTATGTCCCATATTTCCTGATGGATCTGTCTCTGGACAATGAGACATTCCAGATGATCTACTCGGTCAGTACGCTGGCCAGTGCCTTTACCTTGCCTTTTGTCGGGAAGTGGATCGATGAATGGAAGCTGAGAAATTTCAGCGTCGTGCTGGGTATTGCCCTACTCGGCTTCTGTGTCGCAGCGGCCCTGATCCATTCTGTATATCTCCTGCCAGTGGTTCTGTTTGGCCTGAGACTCTGTGGACAGGGGTTGATGGGGTTGACAGCATCTACGGCAATAGCTCGATACTTTGAGGAGACCCGCGGAAAAGCCCTGTCCCTCGTCGGGTTTGGGGTGTCCATCGCCGAAATCACCCTCCCGATTGTCGTGGCAATGTTGATGACCGACTTGGGATTGGGATGGAGAGAGACCTGGCTAGGTATGGCCCTTTTGGTGGGATTGGTGTTTATCCCCATGGTCATCGCGCTCGTTCCTTCCGATAGCCCATTTCAATATAATCGCGAAACAGAATCTCACCAGGTAGATGCGGACGCCGGCGCTAGCCGAAGCGAAGTATTGCGAGATCCAAAGTTCTATCTGCTCACCCTGGTATATCTGATGGTCCCATTTTTCATGACAGGGATGATCATCAACAAGCACATGATGGGAGAATCAGCAGGATGGGATGAGGCGCAACTCGCTATCGGGCTCTCGGTCTTTGGGGCGTTCAGATTGGTGAATAATCTTGTGGCAGGTCCGCTGGTAGACAAATTCACCGCGACGAAGGTATTTGCTTTCCAGCTCATTCCGATGGTGTTGGGATGTCTGGTGATCGCATGGACGGATCAAGTGATGGGCCTATGGATATTCTTTGGATTGTGTGGTATTTCTGCGAGTCTCGGATCACTGACCACGACGGCCATGTGGGCTGAAATCTACGGCACCACGCATCTTGGGGCGATCCGAAGCATGGTTTCCACGTTCATGGTCTTTTCCACAGGCGTAGCACCGATCATTTTCTCGTGGGCGCTCGGAGCTCATTTCGGGACGGTCCCCACCATGTGGGTGTGTGTGGGCGCCTTCTCGTTGCTGACGGTTTTGGGGTTTGTGCTTGTGAAAACCATCCCCATCCGTACCAAATAA
- a CDS encoding APC family permease yields the protein MAQQKQEKPMTLAGAVSMGIGGMVGGGIFAVLGLAVSTSKGATFIAFLIAGTITALTAYSYAKLSVAFPSTGGTTRFIHEGFGKNLWSGGLNTLLWLSYIVMLSLYSSAFGSYAVSLIPKDATHPWMWHAIVSGMVIFSTGLNYFNARVIGQIESWVVGIKVTILLLMTIGGLWLLSDSQYLDQMNPDSWPDAGTIIAGGMMIFVAYEGFELIANTSSNIERPTRNLPLAYGISVGFVVLLYVMISIVTVGSLSFDKIQSAEEYVLAEVAKPLMGQLGFTVVAITALLSTFSATLSTLYGGSRVNYQVADDDELPHGWARKVWNEPLGLILTSGVTLIFANTVNLESISTSGSLGFLFIFGMVNLAHVRRSQDTGGKSWISVIGAILCFVAAGALIVQQFESNPKGAWIALGIIIGSFAIELFYKKSES from the coding sequence ATGGCGCAGCAAAAGCAGGAAAAACCCATGACGCTTGCAGGAGCGGTATCCATGGGAATCGGCGGAATGGTCGGAGGCGGAATTTTCGCGGTCTTGGGGCTAGCGGTCTCTACCTCCAAAGGAGCTACGTTTATTGCCTTTCTGATCGCTGGTACCATCACGGCATTGACGGCATATTCATACGCCAAGCTCTCCGTTGCTTTCCCTTCCACGGGAGGCACGACTCGATTTATCCATGAAGGCTTTGGCAAAAACCTCTGGAGCGGCGGACTCAATACGCTCCTTTGGCTGAGCTATATCGTGATGCTCAGTCTGTACAGCTCCGCCTTTGGATCGTATGCGGTGAGCCTCATTCCCAAGGATGCTACCCATCCTTGGATGTGGCATGCGATCGTGTCCGGAATGGTGATTTTTTCGACCGGCCTGAATTATTTCAACGCACGGGTCATCGGCCAGATCGAAAGCTGGGTCGTGGGCATCAAGGTGACCATTTTGCTGCTGATGACGATAGGCGGGCTTTGGCTGCTTTCCGACAGCCAATATCTCGATCAGATGAATCCCGACAGCTGGCCGGATGCAGGCACCATCATCGCAGGGGGCATGATGATTTTTGTGGCCTATGAAGGATTTGAACTAATCGCCAATACCTCTTCCAATATCGAGCGACCTACCCGGAACCTGCCGCTTGCCTATGGGATTTCCGTCGGCTTCGTGGTGTTGCTGTACGTGATGATTTCGATCGTGACAGTGGGGAGTCTCTCCTTTGACAAGATCCAGTCCGCCGAAGAGTACGTCCTCGCCGAAGTGGCAAAGCCGCTCATGGGACAGTTGGGGTTTACCGTAGTGGCAATTACAGCTCTGCTTTCGACCTTCTCCGCGACGCTCTCTACCCTGTATGGCGGCAGTCGCGTGAACTATCAAGTCGCGGATGACGACGAATTACCACACGGCTGGGCGCGCAAAGTCTGGAATGAACCTCTGGGATTGATCCTGACGAGTGGAGTGACGCTGATATTCGCCAACACCGTCAATCTTGAAAGCATTTCCACCTCGGGCAGTTTGGGCTTCCTATTCATTTTTGGGATGGTCAATCTCGCACATGTGCGCCGCTCCCAAGACACTGGCGGCAAAAGCTGGATCTCCGTCATCGGGGCCATCCTATGCTTTGTAGCAGCTGGGGCATTGATCGTTCAGCAATTCGAATCCAACCCGAAGGGCGCTTGGATTGCGCTGGGGATCATCATCGGAAGTTTTGCGATTGAGCTTTTCTACAAAAAGTCCGAGTCCTGA
- a CDS encoding alkaline phosphatase D family protein, whose translation MKRISPWLFGCVLMASVGSCDIEPTSQATYESLSGYPEPRDLFQDALKPFYHGVASGDPLQDRVILWTRISPEHGQDSISGTWEIAEDTAFSQLTNQGDFTTSSARDFTVKIDAMGLKAGQVYYYRFLTGEYVSPVGRTKTLPSGDVSEVKLAIATCSNLEGGYFNAYRQMTAQDLDAVVHLGDYIYEYGPGHYADSNLVKSGRANRPAKEIVSLADYRLRYSTYRTDADLQAVHQHLPFINIWDDHESANNSYMEGAQNHQAGEGDWKTRMEAAQQAYFEWLPIRDDESYNIYRAFQFGDLMSLIMVDTRLVGRSAQLDSITDPSYQDESRTLMGPEQMAWFEAELTQSTTWKVIGNQVMVSPMDISFMGNGNREVSYYAGKERNLDQWDGYPAEKRRLFDMLDRNEVSNLIFLTGDDHASFAYEVVPDDQFKSYNPEAPEGAIAVELVTPSISSPNFDEEYPADVVEELTTAYLAPENNPHLRWTDLIHHGFVRLTITPEQSRADWYFVETVDAPTNEGSFQKSYLIPLNQNRLIESESGS comes from the coding sequence ATGAAACGAATCTCTCCTTGGCTATTCGGATGCGTCTTGATGGCTTCTGTAGGATCCTGCGATATAGAGCCGACCTCCCAAGCCACCTACGAATCTTTGAGCGGATATCCTGAGCCTCGGGATCTTTTCCAAGATGCGCTGAAGCCCTTCTACCACGGCGTGGCATCTGGCGATCCACTCCAAGACCGGGTCATCCTCTGGACCCGTATTTCGCCTGAGCATGGGCAGGACTCCATCTCGGGTACTTGGGAAATTGCTGAAGACACCGCCTTCAGTCAACTCACCAACCAAGGAGATTTCACCACTTCCAGCGCGCGCGACTTCACCGTCAAGATCGATGCGATGGGTCTCAAAGCCGGGCAGGTATACTACTATAGGTTTTTGACTGGCGAATACGTTTCTCCAGTCGGTCGCACCAAAACGCTTCCGAGCGGCGATGTTTCCGAAGTGAAATTGGCCATTGCCACCTGCTCCAACCTAGAAGGCGGCTACTTCAATGCCTACCGGCAGATGACGGCGCAGGACCTCGATGCAGTGGTACATTTGGGCGATTACATCTATGAATATGGCCCCGGACACTATGCAGACAGTAATCTTGTCAAGTCCGGCCGCGCCAATCGTCCCGCCAAAGAAATTGTCAGTCTTGCGGATTACCGCTTGAGATATTCTACCTACCGCACCGATGCCGATCTACAGGCAGTCCACCAGCATCTACCCTTCATCAACATTTGGGACGATCATGAGTCTGCGAACAACTCATATATGGAAGGCGCCCAAAACCACCAAGCAGGGGAAGGAGACTGGAAGACCAGAATGGAAGCCGCGCAGCAAGCCTATTTCGAGTGGTTGCCGATCCGCGATGATGAGTCCTACAACATCTACCGCGCATTTCAATTTGGCGATTTGATGAGCTTGATCATGGTGGATACCCGTCTGGTGGGGCGGTCGGCTCAATTGGACAGCATCACAGATCCAAGCTATCAGGACGAATCTCGGACCTTGATGGGACCCGAGCAGATGGCTTGGTTTGAAGCAGAACTCACCCAATCCACGACTTGGAAGGTCATCGGAAACCAAGTCATGGTGTCTCCAATGGACATCTCGTTCATGGGCAATGGCAACCGCGAGGTGAGCTACTACGCCGGCAAGGAAAGGAACTTGGACCAGTGGGATGGCTATCCCGCCGAGAAGCGTAGACTGTTTGACATGCTCGACCGCAATGAAGTTTCCAACCTGATCTTCCTCACCGGAGATGATCACGCTTCCTTTGCCTATGAGGTCGTCCCCGACGATCAATTCAAATCCTACAACCCCGAAGCTCCAGAAGGTGCAATCGCTGTGGAACTCGTGACGCCCAGCATCAGCTCCCCGAACTTCGATGAAGAATATCCTGCTGACGTGGTTGAAGAACTGACGACGGCATATCTCGCCCCCGAGAACAATCCCCACCTACGATGGACTGACCTGATCCATCACGGATTCGTCCGACTGACGATCACCCCTGAGCAGTCCCGCGCCGACTGGTATTTTGTCGAGACGGTAGATGCTCCTACCAATGAAGGTTCTTTCCAGAAATCCTACCTCATTCCCCTCAACCAGAATCGACTCATCGAATCCGAATCTGGAAGCTAA
- a CDS encoding XRE family transcriptional regulator, producing the protein MNPQIAQRIKRARLLNCLSQQELAEALGISKQMVSRYEKGDTIPASQKLIQLANLFEVKVDFFFQTLNLELGEIRFRKKSTLSQKRIASIKEQIRTRLEHYLWIENLLGIDFQFESPLKHFNPKNLGDLEEAALKIRRAWDIGTDPIFNLIQMLENQEIKVIELTDIPENFDGLATFADDKYPVIVLNGAFPVERKRFTLMHELGHLLLNLSSFAPKEEEKFCNRFAGEMLFPKPDVIREFGGIRREINLQELIAIQKKYGLSIQAIVYRLVDCGVFNQRQHAQFYKMLKAHPDLQELVDASRFETPERSDRFEQLVYRALAQEDISISKAASLLDQSISLVKETALIHLGAS; encoded by the coding sequence ATGAACCCTCAAATTGCCCAGCGTATCAAACGAGCCCGATTGCTTAACTGCCTATCTCAGCAAGAGTTAGCGGAGGCACTAGGGATATCCAAGCAAATGGTCAGCAGATACGAAAAAGGAGACACTATACCTGCCAGCCAGAAATTGATTCAATTGGCCAATTTGTTTGAGGTGAAGGTGGATTTCTTCTTCCAAACCCTCAATCTAGAGCTAGGCGAGATCCGGTTTCGCAAAAAATCTACCCTTTCCCAAAAGCGAATTGCATCCATCAAAGAGCAGATTCGGACCCGACTTGAACATTATCTCTGGATTGAAAATTTGCTGGGCATTGACTTCCAATTTGAATCACCGCTCAAACATTTCAACCCAAAAAATCTAGGTGATCTGGAGGAAGCCGCCCTGAAAATTCGCAGGGCCTGGGACATTGGAACCGATCCCATCTTCAACCTGATCCAGATGCTCGAAAACCAAGAAATCAAAGTGATCGAGCTTACTGACATCCCCGAAAATTTTGACGGATTGGCCACCTTCGCAGACGATAAATACCCCGTGATTGTACTCAATGGAGCTTTTCCGGTCGAACGCAAACGATTTACCCTCATGCATGAATTGGGGCATCTCCTCCTGAATCTCTCCAGTTTTGCTCCCAAAGAAGAGGAAAAATTCTGCAACCGATTCGCCGGAGAGATGCTATTCCCCAAACCAGATGTGATCAGGGAATTTGGCGGCATTCGGCGAGAGATCAACCTACAAGAGCTGATCGCCATCCAAAAAAAATATGGATTGAGCATTCAAGCAATCGTGTACAGGCTGGTGGATTGTGGCGTATTCAATCAGCGTCAACACGCCCAGTTTTACAAGATGCTCAAAGCCCATCCTGACTTGCAAGAATTGGTGGATGCATCCCGATTCGAAACCCCTGAGCGATCGGATCGATTCGAGCAATTGGTCTATCGTGCACTCGCCCAGGAGGACATTTCCATCAGCAAAGCCGCAAGTCTCCTCGATCAATCCATATCCCTCGTCAAGGAAACCGCACTCATCCACCTCGGCGCTTCATGA
- a CDS encoding Uma2 family endonuclease, whose amino-acid sequence MNPIITSKILGQLPDDAFAQFCAEQRDLRIERNSDGTVIIMAPTFSESGRINMAIGAAVYFWNQQSKAGVVFDSSAGFSLPNGALRSPDVSWVSQDRLDALENRTGYLPLCPDFVMELRSESDRLPLLQEKMAEYLSQGAKLGWLIDPVENQVFIYSAENGTSQQIGWETPLSGDPVLPGFTIDMSDIIQP is encoded by the coding sequence ATGAATCCGATCATCACCAGCAAAATCTTGGGCCAACTCCCCGACGATGCTTTTGCACAATTCTGCGCAGAGCAACGGGATCTCCGGATCGAGCGGAACTCGGATGGAACCGTCATCATCATGGCCCCTACCTTCTCTGAAAGCGGTCGCATCAATATGGCCATTGGCGCAGCCGTTTACTTTTGGAATCAACAATCCAAAGCAGGCGTTGTATTCGATTCCTCCGCAGGATTTTCACTCCCCAATGGCGCGCTCAGATCTCCAGATGTATCTTGGGTATCTCAAGATCGGCTCGATGCTCTGGAGAATCGGACAGGCTATCTACCGCTTTGTCCGGATTTTGTGATGGAGTTGAGATCTGAATCAGATCGCCTTCCCTTGCTACAGGAGAAAATGGCGGAGTACCTCTCTCAAGGCGCCAAGCTCGGGTGGCTTATCGATCCTGTCGAGAATCAGGTCTTCATCTATTCAGCAGAAAACGGAACCTCCCAACAGATTGGCTGGGAAACTCCGCTTTCAGGTGATCCCGTTTTGCCGGGGTTCACTATCGACATGTCCGACATTATCCAGCCGTAA
- a CDS encoding saccharopine dehydrogenase NADP-binding domain-containing protein yields the protein MAILIYGANGYTGELIAELAKSRGTEVILAGRNAAAVQEIADSLGFEARIFSLDQPAQVDAGLAGITVVLHCAGPFVHTAGPMMDACLRLGIHYLDITGEIPVFEAAASRDSQAKQKNIMILPGTGFDVVPTDSLAANLKAALPSATHLNLGFKTKGGLSRGTAKTAVEHMEKGGMIREDGRIRVVPNAYEVRKIDFGEGELSAVTIPWGDVSTGFYSTGIPNIKVFLAMPPKTIANMKRGRYLGWLLGMPFVKRYLKKQIDKRPAGPDQNTRTSGYVLLWGEAWDDQGNHITARLKTMEGYKLTSIMALDIAEKVMAGNWKAGFQTPSNAYGKDLVFEVEGSEWLDAPAPVTAG from the coding sequence ATGGCTATCTTGATTTATGGAGCCAATGGATATACCGGCGAACTGATCGCCGAATTGGCCAAATCCCGCGGAACTGAAGTGATCTTGGCTGGCAGAAATGCCGCTGCCGTTCAGGAAATTGCGGATTCCCTCGGTTTTGAAGCGCGCATTTTTTCACTGGATCAGCCTGCTCAGGTAGATGCTGGTTTGGCTGGTATCACGGTGGTTTTGCACTGTGCAGGCCCATTTGTTCATACAGCCGGCCCGATGATGGATGCTTGCTTGAGATTGGGCATTCATTATCTGGATATCACCGGGGAGATTCCCGTGTTTGAAGCAGCTGCCTCTCGGGACAGCCAAGCCAAGCAAAAAAATATCATGATCCTGCCGGGGACGGGATTTGATGTGGTGCCTACCGATAGCCTAGCAGCGAATCTGAAGGCAGCACTTCCGTCTGCGACCCACCTCAATCTCGGATTCAAAACCAAAGGGGGGCTCTCCCGAGGTACCGCCAAAACCGCGGTTGAACACATGGAAAAAGGAGGGATGATCCGCGAAGATGGCCGAATTCGGGTGGTACCCAATGCCTACGAAGTCCGGAAAATTGATTTTGGAGAAGGGGAATTGAGTGCTGTGACGATTCCTTGGGGCGATGTGTCTACAGGGTTTTACAGCACAGGAATTCCCAATATCAAAGTCTTCCTCGCCATGCCTCCCAAAACCATCGCCAATATGAAGCGCGGGCGCTATCTCGGTTGGCTGCTGGGAATGCCATTCGTCAAGCGCTACCTCAAAAAGCAAATCGACAAACGTCCAGCTGGCCCCGATCAGAATACCCGTACGAGCGGCTATGTGCTACTTTGGGGTGAGGCTTGGGACGATCAGGGAAATCACATCACGGCGCGACTCAAGACGATGGAAGGGTACAAATTGACCTCTATCATGGCACTGGATATTGCGGAAAAGGTGATGGCTGGAAATTGGAAAGCAGGGTTTCAGACCCCTTCCAATGCTTACGGGAAGGATTTGGTGTTTGAGGTGGAAGGGTCGGAATGGCTGGATGCTCCCGCGCCAGTTACGGCTGGATAA
- a CDS encoding alpha/beta fold hydrolase, with the protein MKPLLLLHGAIGAQDQLQPLASLLKDDYEVHTLNFFGHGGNPLTDEPFRISTFAYDVLGWMANQGIEQIDLFGYSMGGYVALYLAKNFPEKVGKIMTLGTKFDWTPEGAAKEVKMLNPDVILEKVPKFAQVLEQRHAPQDWKIVLQKTAEMMLHLGNQPDLTQPTLEAIDHPVVIGVGDKDKMAGLPGSNWAYEHLPNAHLMVLPETPHPIEKVNLEPLAYHALQFFG; encoded by the coding sequence ATGAAACCGCTCCTACTCCTACATGGCGCTATCGGTGCGCAAGATCAATTACAACCCTTGGCATCCCTCCTCAAGGATGACTATGAGGTCCACACCCTCAATTTCTTCGGGCACGGTGGCAATCCGCTCACAGATGAGCCATTCCGCATTTCGACCTTTGCCTATGACGTCCTCGGATGGATGGCCAATCAGGGAATTGAGCAGATCGATCTGTTTGGATACTCGATGGGCGGATACGTGGCGCTATATCTAGCCAAGAACTTCCCGGAGAAGGTCGGCAAAATCATGACGCTTGGGACCAAATTTGACTGGACACCAGAAGGTGCTGCCAAGGAAGTAAAAATGCTCAACCCGGACGTGATTCTGGAAAAGGTGCCCAAATTCGCTCAAGTTCTAGAACAAAGACATGCTCCTCAAGATTGGAAGATTGTCCTCCAAAAAACAGCTGAAATGATGCTTCATCTGGGCAATCAGCCCGATCTGACCCAGCCGACCTTGGAAGCGATCGACCATCCCGTGGTTATTGGAGTCGGAGACAAGGACAAGATGGCCGGATTGCCCGGAAGTAATTGGGCCTATGAGCATCTGCCCAATGCGCACCTCATGGTGTTGCCAGAAACACCACATCCTATCGAAAAGGTGAATCTGGAACCCCTCGCCTATCACGCCCTCCAATTCTTTGGATAA